AAATAAAAATAATGAATAATGATGATATTAGAATTCTTGTAAAAAACTTTAATTTCTATTATGGAAATTTCCAAGCATTAAAAAATATCAATATGGAAATTAAAAGAAATAAGGTTACTGCTCTTATAGGACCTTCAGGTTGTGGAAAATCTACTTTCCTTAGATCTATCAATAGAATGAATGACTTAATTTCTGGAAGTAGATATGAAGGTGAAATTATATTTGATGGAAAAAATATATTTGATAAAGATTGTGATATAGTTGATTTAAGAAAAAATATTGGAATGGTTTTCCAAAAACCAAATCCATTCCCAAAAACTATCTATGAAAATTTAGTTTATGCTCCTAAGTTACATGGTGAAAAAGATAAAGATAAGCTTGATGAGATTGTTGAGAGCTCTTTAAAATCAGTTGCTCTTTGGGATGAAGTAAAGGATAAACTACATAAATCTTCTCTAGGACTTTCTGGAGGACAACAACAAAGATTATGTATAGCAAGAGCTATATCAGTAGATCCTCAAATTCTATTAATGGATGAGCCTACATCAGCTCTTGACCCAATATCTACTGCAAAAATTGAAGAATTAATTAGACAATTAGAAAAAAAATATAGTATCATTATAGTTACACACAATATGCAACAAGCTTCAAGAATATCTGAATATACTGGATTTTTCTATCAAGGTGTCTTAGAAGAATTTGACAAAACTGAGCTTATATTTACAACTCCTCATAAGAAGAAAACCGAAGATTATATTACTGGAAAATTTGGATAGAAAGAATTTTAAATATAAAGCTTATAAGAATAATTAGGAGGGTAAAATGAAAAACTTGCAAGAAAGTCTTGAAGGACTTAATCAACATTATTTAGAACTTTTAAAAAATCTTAATAGAGTTTTAGATGTAAATATTGAAATGTTACACAATCAAAAATTTGAACCTGTTTTATATGGTGAATGTGTAGTTGTAGAAGATATTATCAATGCTTTTGAAGTTAAATTAAAAGAGGATTCTATTGTATCTATTGCTAGATTCCAACCAGCAGCAGGAAATTTAAGATTATTGATTATGTTAATCAATAGTGCTAGACTTTTAGAGAGAATGGGAGACCTTTTAAAAGCTAACTTAATTATTATCAGAGAGATAGAAAAAAAATCCCCTCAAGTTGCTCAATATCTAAATGAGATACTTTATCCAATGGTATCTAAGATAAGAACAATCTATGAAAGTTATATTTCAGCATTTATTAATAGTGATGAAAAAGCTCTTTATGCTCTTTTAACTCAAGATGATGAGATTGATGAACTAGCAGAAAAGAATTTAAAAGCCCTTATGGATATTATGAAAGCTTCTCCAGAAAATGTGGAAGGTGGAACTTATCTTGTTCTTCTAAATAAAAAATATGAGAGATTCTCTGATCATGTTATGCACTTAGTTGTAGATCTAGTGTATATTTTAAAAGGAGAAAATCTTAGAAAATTAGAGCTTTTAGAAGAAAAGAAATTAAAAAAATAAATTTTCTTGTTGACAATTTATTTTACTTGTGATATACCTAAAACAACAAAAGATTTTAAGTAAAAGGAGGTTCAAAATGTTTTTTAGCAAGTTAAGGATAAGGAAAAATGAAAATACTGTAAAAAATAAATACCTTATCTTTTTAGTGTGCTAGAGGACATTGTGTACTCTCAACTTTTATTTATAATTTTATATTAATATTTTTGTGCCAATTCTATTGAATTTTAAGGTACAATTTTATTGCATATATTTTTTAAAAATAATGTCAGTATAGCATTCTTGTTATACTGACTTTTTTATTTTAATAATTATTACATGGAGGGAAGAATATGAATAATTTAACAGAAAAACTTTCAACGCTTTTTGAAACTCACAAAGAGGAATTTAAAGAACTAAATGAGTATCTTTATAACAACCCAGAGTTAGGTTTAAAAGAGGTTAAAGCTTGTGCTGCTCACACTGCAATCTTAAAAAAATATGGTTTTGAAGTAGAAACTGGTTTTGCTGGATTACCAACTGCTTTTATTGGAAAATTTACTTTAGGTAAAGATACTCCTAAAATTGCAATACTTGCTGAATATGATGCTCTTCCAGGTGTTGGACATGGATGTGGACATAATATTTTTGGTGTAACAAGTGTAGCTGCTGGTATCATGGTAAAAAATATTATGGAGAGTGAAAATATTCAAGGACAAATCCTAGTTATTGGAACACCTGCTGAAGAAACAAATGGAGCTAAAGTTGATATGGCTAATCAAGGTATCTTTGATAATATAGATGTGGCAATGGCTGTACATCCTTGTGGAGAAGCTCATTTTAGAAGTGGAAGTTCTCAAGCAATGGAAGCTATTCAATTTACTTTTAAAGGGAAAACAGCTCATGCTGCTGGTGCTCCTCATGAAGGAATAAATGCTCTTGATGGTGTTCTAATGCTATTTAACTCAGTAAATGCTTTAAGACAGCAAACTATTGAAACTGCTAGAATACATGGAATTATAACTAATGGTGGAAAAGCAGCTAATATTATACCTGATCTTGCTGTGGCTAACTTCTATGTAAGAGCTAAAACTCTTGACTACTTAAAAGGATTAGTTGAAAGAGTTAAAAATTGTGCTAAAGGAGCTGCTCTTGCTACTGGAACTACATTAGAGATGATGAACTATGAAACAAGTTTTGCTGACCTTGTAACAAATAAAAAACTTTCTGAAACTTATGAAAAAAATCTTCGTTCTTTAGGAGTAACTGATATAAGATCTAAAGAAAGTGGAGGTTCTACAGATATGGGAGATGTAAGCCACTGTTGTCCTACTATTCACCCTAACTTCCCATTGACAACTAAACATCTTACTGGACACAGTGTAGAGTTTGCTTGTGCTTCTATTGCTCCTGAAGCTTACAAAGGAATGAAAGAAGCTTCTATATCTATGGTACTTACTGCATTAGATATATTTAAAGATCCTGAACTTTTAAAAGAGATCAAAGAAGAATTTAATACTACATTTAAAAAATAAACTAATAAAATACTTTTTACAAATAATTAAATAAACTACTTGGAGGAATACAAAATGAAAAAATTAATACTACTTTTTATGATTTTAATCTCATCTTTTGCTTTTGGAGCTAAAAAACTTTATGTAGGAACAAATGCAGAATTTAAACCTTACGAATATTTAGAAGGAGATAAACTTGTTGGATTTGATATTGAACTTATGGAAGCTGTTGCCAAAGAGATGGGATATGATGTACATTGGGTAAATATGGGGTTTGATGGATTACTTCCAGCACTACAAATGAAGAAAGTTGATGCTGTTATTGCTGGAATGTCACAAACTCCTGAAAGAAAAAAAGCTGTTGATTTCTCAATACCATATATGAGCAAAGTAAAAGGTGAACACTATGTTATTGTTAATGAAAATAGCACTATGACAAAAAAAGAGGAACTTAAAGGTAAAAAAGTTGGGGTTCAAATTGGAACTATTCAAGAAGAGTTTACTTTAGCACTTGGTGGAATCCCTCAACTATACAATGCTTGGACTGGAGCTTTAATGGATTTACAACAAGATAAAATTGCTGGAGTTATCATTGCTGATGTTTCTGCAGAAGCATATTTAAAAAATATGACTGGACTTAAAAAAATAGATGTTGTTATTGATAATCAACCTGGAGCTTCTATTGCTTTTAGAAAAGGAGAAACTGAGTTAGCTGAAGCTGCAAGTAAAGCTATCTTAAAACTACAAGATAACGGAGAATACTTAAAAATATTACAAAAATACTTCCCAGAAAAAGTTGAAGAATTTTTAGCTATTCAAAAAAATAAAGCTACTAAATAATATTTTAAAAAATAGGTTTAAAATTTCAAAAAATAAGTTTATAATATATGTAGCTAAAGATGATATCCATCTTTGCTATCATAAAAAACTCCACAGCCCTAACTGTGGAGTTTTTTCTATCTAATCTTCTATTATTCCAAAATATTTTCCAGGAGATACCCCTTCATACTTTCTAAATGTTCTAATAAATGTATTAGAACTATTATATCCTACTAATTCAGCTAAATCCTTTATTCTTAGCCCACTATTTCCCTGCATAATCTCTTTAGATTTTTCTATTCTATATATACTCAGATAGTTTTTAAAGTTATCTCCCATAACCTTTTTAAATAATACACTTGTATATTTAAAAGAGTGTCCTAAATGGTCAGCAAGATTTTCCAATGAGATATCTATCATATAGTTTTCTTCAAGATATCTTTCTATCTTTATCTTTACACTTTCTATATCATTTTCCTCTTCCATCTTAGTAAGTTTACATATAGATAGTATTTTTTCTTGGAAAACATTTTTCAAATCTACAGCATTATTAATCTCTAGTATCTCATTAATTTTATAAGCTTTAATATCAATATTTTCATTTACTTCATTTAATTGTAAAAGTATTCTATTTAACGTATTATAAAGTAATACTCCAAACTCTCTAACATACTTTTTATCAATTACTTGTCCAGATTTTTGATTGAACATCTCATCTATTATTCTCTTAACACTTATCTCATTAGAGCTTAAAGTCCTCAATATAAGCTTAGATTCAACTTCAATAGGGTAATAATACTTATCAAAACTATTCTCTTTTAATCTATCTTGGAAAATTACACTATTTTGTTTATAAATATATTTATAGTCTAACATCTTTTTAGCTGTTCTATAAGCTTTTGGCATCTGTAACACATCATTATATACATTAGTTACCACTAAACTAAATTTTAGATTAAAGTTTCTATCAATATGTGAAACTAAGCATTTTAAAACCTCTTCTAGTTCCTCTCTTGTTAGACGTTCCTCTAATATAAAGGCTATACTTTTATAATCTATTCCTACGACTTCACATTTAACCTCTTCTGAAAAGTATTTTAAAACAAGATCTTTTGAGAGATTAAATTTATCAAAGATATTCTCAATAGAGTCAATATCAAATATCTCCATTATAACAACTCTATAACTTTTTACTTTAAATATCTCTGAAACATCATTTAAAATAGTTAAATCTAAATGCTCAGTAATTCCAGTAAGATACTCTTTTATTCTCTTTTGTTTCTGATAATTTCTAAGATTTAATATTTTACTTTGCAATGAAAGATTAATATTTTGTATCTCTTCTATCTTATTTTCAATATATTCTAACTCTTTTTCATCTTTATTTTTTATATATCCCATTTTTTTTGCTAACTGCTTAATTGGAATTATTATAAAATGTCTCCCTATTAGAATTAAAATATAAATTACAATAAAAATAGAAAATACCTTAGCAAATTCATAAAATACTATTTGTAAAATATTTATTGGTGGTTGAATATATAATAGAGTCAAATCAAAAGATGGAAGATAAAATATATGAAATTTCTTCCCTAATAATCTCTCTATATAACCTTCATCATTAAATATCTCTGTTTTCTTATTATTTAAAATCTCAACTAATTGCTCTTTTACTTTTCCAATTTTATTATTATTATTTCCTAAATTAATTAGTTCATTATTACTATAAATATACCATCTTTCAGCTGTCGGCATAATTTCAGAGAAAAAGTTATTTCTTTCTAAAGAGATTATATAACTTATAATAATATCATTTTGTGTCTTTATATCATCAAGGTATATATTTATATCCTCTTTAAAATAGTTTATATATTTTTCTCTATTCTCTACATCATTAGG
This is a stretch of genomic DNA from Fusobacterium varium. It encodes these proteins:
- the pstB gene encoding phosphate ABC transporter ATP-binding protein, whose translation is MNNDDIRILVKNFNFYYGNFQALKNINMEIKRNKVTALIGPSGCGKSTFLRSINRMNDLISGSRYEGEIIFDGKNIFDKDCDIVDLRKNIGMVFQKPNPFPKTIYENLVYAPKLHGEKDKDKLDEIVESSLKSVALWDEVKDKLHKSSLGLSGGQQQRLCIARAISVDPQILLMDEPTSALDPISTAKIEELIRQLEKKYSIIIVTHNMQQASRISEYTGFFYQGVLEEFDKTELIFTTPHKKKTEDYITGKFG
- a CDS encoding M20 family metallopeptidase, which gives rise to MNNLTEKLSTLFETHKEEFKELNEYLYNNPELGLKEVKACAAHTAILKKYGFEVETGFAGLPTAFIGKFTLGKDTPKIAILAEYDALPGVGHGCGHNIFGVTSVAAGIMVKNIMESENIQGQILVIGTPAEETNGAKVDMANQGIFDNIDVAMAVHPCGEAHFRSGSSQAMEAIQFTFKGKTAHAAGAPHEGINALDGVLMLFNSVNALRQQTIETARIHGIITNGGKAANIIPDLAVANFYVRAKTLDYLKGLVERVKNCAKGAALATGTTLEMMNYETSFADLVTNKKLSETYEKNLRSLGVTDIRSKESGGSTDMGDVSHCCPTIHPNFPLTTKHLTGHSVEFACASIAPEAYKGMKEASISMVLTALDIFKDPELLKEIKEEFNTTFKK
- a CDS encoding transporter substrate-binding domain-containing protein — translated: MKKLILLFMILISSFAFGAKKLYVGTNAEFKPYEYLEGDKLVGFDIELMEAVAKEMGYDVHWVNMGFDGLLPALQMKKVDAVIAGMSQTPERKKAVDFSIPYMSKVKGEHYVIVNENSTMTKKEELKGKKVGVQIGTIQEEFTLALGGIPQLYNAWTGALMDLQQDKIAGVIIADVSAEAYLKNMTGLKKIDVVIDNQPGASIAFRKGETELAEAASKAILKLQDNGEYLKILQKYFPEKVEEFLAIQKNKATK
- a CDS encoding helix-turn-helix domain-containing protein → MLDILKLKDRLKRRLGKKSKRNKIIGILMLILIIITLSSYNEVKNINLEEKSNSQRLYNDLARKAEVVTMTLYDFKSSDKYKNYVMSLASNQNVPYNKTQLFLELKKRNSVYGKLGYLVSVADNISSSVTTLNGTTDKKEFYSSIGFPNDVENREKYINYFKEDINIYLDDIKTQNDIIISYIISLERNNFFSEIMPTAERWYIYSNNELINLGNNNNKIGKVKEQLVEILNNKKTEIFNDEGYIERLLGKKFHIFYLPSFDLTLLYIQPPINILQIVFYEFAKVFSIFIVIYILILIGRHFIIIPIKQLAKKMGYIKNKDEKELEYIENKIEEIQNINLSLQSKILNLRNYQKQKRIKEYLTGITEHLDLTILNDVSEIFKVKSYRVVIMEIFDIDSIENIFDKFNLSKDLVLKYFSEEVKCEVVGIDYKSIAFILEERLTREELEEVLKCLVSHIDRNFNLKFSLVVTNVYNDVLQMPKAYRTAKKMLDYKYIYKQNSVIFQDRLKENSFDKYYYPIEVESKLILRTLSSNEISVKRIIDEMFNQKSGQVIDKKYVREFGVLLYNTLNRILLQLNEVNENIDIKAYKINEILEINNAVDLKNVFQEKILSICKLTKMEEENDIESVKIKIERYLEENYMIDISLENLADHLGHSFKYTSVLFKKVMGDNFKNYLSIYRIEKSKEIMQGNSGLRIKDLAELVGYNSSNTFIRTFRKYEGVSPGKYFGIIED